The following proteins are encoded in a genomic region of Dasypus novemcinctus isolate mDasNov1 chromosome 21, mDasNov1.1.hap2, whole genome shotgun sequence:
- the MFSD6L gene encoding LOW QUALITY PROTEIN: major facilitator superfamily domain-containing protein 6-like (The sequence of the model RefSeq protein was modified relative to this genomic sequence to represent the inferred CDS: deleted 1 base in 1 codon) codes for MSANPQWDVRRALGVARLFQLACGARDACATPFLTLYLRQLGLAAPWVGVLLGTKHLLAAFWAPFCAFLAKTHQKRRVLLMGSLLGSVGASLSLVLVPPLDKELAIRSCNASRSGAAAVAPPGVSPPANATPTPEPAADPGAGARSRPAQKSAGTVHAPGAARDPGERGQEPPGLLPSALAGSAAGARTASQGLLQPVTSGAQGNSGESATEVVRTAGLLLPGDPEPGSPADLPGAKGQARAPDLSSEGLRRTFILCLASLVLWELLTAPLQQVADDSLYEYLDFVDATDRYRSLWVWGLLGTAAGACGSGALAGQLDCSLLASRPRGAVHLYGYALLGLLASLVSPAFPVPVCRRREPSHRAAKALSLLGGDPRLLLLALTVFLIGAATSTVQNFLFWHMEDHGSSELVMGFSVALGALGEILLSPLKTKLLKKLSRAGTVGLGLGCLAAQLLYYSLLWSWWSVLPAQILGAISNGALWWAVGASIEAVATPGTERALSAMFRGHFFGGGLSLGSFVGGFVGLRFGLPVLYRAGCVALLLWLALLLAVRSRLPQERKINYSKLLATEASDTSDSEEGTERDWLVKAMQEEHAGWKG; via the exons ATGAGCGCCAACCCCCAGTGGGACGTCCGCAGGGCGCTGGGGGTGGCCCGGCTCTTCCAGCTGGCGTGCGGCGCCCGCGACGCCTGCGCGACGCCCTTCCTGACCCTCTACCTGCGGCAGCTGGGCCTGGCCGCGCCCTGGGTGGGCGTCCTGCTGGGCACCAAGCACCTGCTCGCCGCCTTCTGGGCTCCCTTCTGCGCCTTCCTGGCCAAGACCCACCAGAAGCGGAGAGTGCTGCTGATGGGCTCGCTGCTCGGCTCGGTGGGAGCCAGCCTGTCCCTGGTCCTCGTCCCGCCCCTGGACAAAGAGCTGGCGATCCGTTCCTGTAACGCGAGCCGCAGCGGGGCCGCCGCTGTCGCGCCGCCGGGGGTCTCGCCACCTGCGAACGCCACCCCCACGCCAGAGCCCGCCGCCGACCCCGGAGCGGGGGCTCGCAGCCGCCCGGCCCAGAAGAGCGCCGGCACGGTGCACGCCCCTGGCGCCGCCAGAGACCCGGGTGAGCGGGGCCAGGAGCCCCCGGGCCTTCTGCCCAGCGCCTTGGCCGGCTCAGCGGCAGGAGCCAGGACCGCGTCCCAAGGTCTCCTCCAGCCTGTTACTTCCGGGGCGCAAGGTAACTCCGGGGAAAGTGCCACCGAGGTGGTCAGGACCGCCGGCCTGCTGCTTCCCGGGGACCCGGAGCCGGGGAGTCCGGCCGACTTGCCGGGAGCCAAGGGGCAAGCCCGGGCCCCGGACCTCTCCTCGGAAGGGTTGCGCAGGACCTTCATCCTCTGCTTGGCGTCCTTGGTGCTCTGGGAGCTGCTGACAGCCCCCCTGCAGCAGGTGGCAGACGACAGCCTTTACGAATACCTGGATTTCGTGGACGCCACCGACCGCTACCGAAGCCTGTGGGTCTGGGGCTTGCTGGGCACGGCGGCGGGCGCGTGTGGCAGCGGGGCCCTGGCGGGGCAGCTGGATTGCTCCCTGCTGGCGAGCCGCCCCCGGGGCGCGGTGCACCTCTACGGCTACGCGCTGCTCGGCCTGCTGGCCTCGCTGGTGAGTCCCGCCTTTCCCGTCCCCGTGTGCCGGCGGCGGGAGCCCAGCCACCGGGCGGCCAAGGCGCTGTCCCTCCTCGGGGGCGACCCGCGCCTCCTCCTCCTGGCCCTCACCGTCTTCCTGATCGGCGCCGCCACCAGCACCGTGCAGAACTTTCTGTTCTGGCACATGGAGGACCACGGCAGCAGCGAGCTGGTCATGGGTTTCTCGGTGGCGCTGGGTGCGCTGGGGGAGATTCTCCTCTCCCCGCTGAAAACGAAGCTGCTCAAGAAGCTGTCCAGGGCGGGCACGGTGGGGCTGGGCCTGGGCTGCCTCGCCGCCCAGCTGCTCTACTACTCTCTGCTCTGGAGCTGGTGGTCGGTCCTGCCCGCGCAGATCCTGGGCGCCATCAGCAACGGGGCTCTGTGGTGGGCGGTGGGGGCCTCCATCGAGGCCGTGGCCACCCCCGGGACCGAGCGG GCGCTGAGCGCCATGTTCCGCGGCCACTTCTTCGGGGGCGGGCTGAGCCTGGGCAGCTTCGTGGGGGGCTTCGTGGGGCTGCGCTTCGGCCTGCCTGTGCTCTACCGCGCCGGCTGCGTGGCCCTGCTGCTCTGGCTGGCCTTGCTCCTGGCCGTCCGCTCGCGGCTGCCCCAGGAGCGGAAGATCAACTACTCGAAGCTGCTGGCCACGGAGGCGAGCGACACCAGCGACTCTGAGGAGGGCACCGAGCGGGACTGGCTGGTGAAGGCCATGCAGGAGGAGCACGCGGGCTGGAAGGGGTGA